The Lycium ferocissimum isolate CSIRO_LF1 chromosome 1, AGI_CSIRO_Lferr_CH_V1, whole genome shotgun sequence genome includes a region encoding these proteins:
- the LOC132051870 gene encoding dynamin-related protein 4C-like, which translates to MAYQIADGFFSDEESPIDSIAVADPKPLAVVAAPTACGVHPPIVASFNDRIRPLLDCVDKLRHINIMQEGIQLPTIVVVGDQSSGKSSVLESLAGISLPRGQGICTRVPLIMRLQNDPNITEPLLHLEYNGKSLPVDEVAIADSIIRATDEIAGHGKGISNNPLTLVVKKNGVPDLTMVDLPGITRVAVQGQPEDIYEQIYDIIMKYIAPEESIILNVLSATVDFPTCESIRMSQKMDKSGERTLAVVTKADKAPEGLLEKVTADEVNIGLGYVCVRNRIGNESYEEARSDEARLFSTHPLLSKIDKSMVGVPVLAQKLVRIQATIISKCLPEIVRKINDKLAANLAELSRLPPHLTSVAEAMTAFMRILSSSKDSLKKILLSGEFDEYPEENELHCTARLVEMLDQYSNELHSKKFEKMEDFLMEEIMVLQETKGIGLPNFLPRAVFLNVLQKKVKEIAASPEDFVGKLWNYLERVVIKVLMYHCDNYPQLQSSTRRAAQNLIAKKKNESVDWVREITGMEKLTDYTCNPDYLATYSKFMAQQHMFMEIMNDPGKCSEINLEGVGVINVGHLRKHLDVVQQAFDLKMRMMAYWKIVLMRLVDSMALHIMFSIRNMINKEMEDEIVQDLMAPHGGGIERMLDESPLVAEKRKRLKKSAKLLKESKEVVANIMDRISLHADQERD; encoded by the coding sequence ATGGCCTACCAAATCGCCGATGGCTTCTTTTCTGATGAAGAAAGTCCAATTGATTCAATTGCAGTTGCTGATCCAAAACCTCTTGCAGTAGTAGCAGCACCAACAGCTTGTGGTGTTCATCCTCCCATTGTTGCATCCTTCAATGATAGAATCCGTCCTCTCCTCGACTGTGTAGACAAACTCCGCCACATTAACATCATGCAAGAAGGTATCCAGCTTCCGACCATCGTAGTGGTAGGTGATCAATCTTCTGGAAAGTCCAGTGTCCTCGAATCTCTTGCTGGAATCAGCCTTCCTAGAGGACAAGGCATTTGCACCAGGGTCCCCCTTATCATGAGGCTGCAGAATGATCCAAACATCACTGAACCACTACTTCACTTGGAGTACAATGGAAAGTCACTCCCTGTTGATGAAGTTGCCATTGCTGATTCTATCATTCGTGCTACTGATGAGATTGCTGGCCATGGTAAGGGCATATCTAACAACCCTTTAACACTTGTAGTGAAAAAGAATGGTGTGCCCGACTTGACCATGGTGGATTTGCCTGGCATCACTAGAGTTGCTGTACAAGGACAACCTGAAGACATTTATGAACAAATTTATGATATTATAATGAAATATATAGCTCCTGAGGAAAGTATAATCTTAAATGTTTTATCAGCTACTGTTGATTTCCCTACTTGTGAGTCCATTAGGATGTCTCAAAAGATGGACAAAAGCGGAGAAAGGACTCTGGCTGTTGTGACCAAGGCTGACAAAGCCCCTGAAGGGCTGCTTGAGAAGGTTACTGCGGATGAAGTGAACATAGGGCTCGGCTATGTTTGTGTGAGGAATAGAATTGGGAACGAGTCTTATGAAGAAGCCAGGAGTGATGAGGCAAGGCTTTTTTCAACTCATCCACTTTTATCCAAGATTGATAAATCCATGGTTGGCGTTCCAGTTCTGGCACAAAAGCTGGTGCGTATTCAAGCAACCATCATTTCAAAATGCTTGCCTGAAATTGTGAGGAAGATCAATGACAAACTTGCTGCCAATCTTGCCGAACTCAGCAGGCTTCCTCCGCATCTAACTTCTGTGGCTGAAGCTATGACGGCATTTATGCGCATTCTGAGTTCATCCAAGGAttcattaaagaaaattcttcTAAGTGGGGAGTTTGATGAGTACCCGGAAGAAAACGAACTGCACTGCACAGCTAGACTGGTTGAAATGCTTGATCAATACTCTAATGAGCTACATTCCaagaaatttgagaaaatgGAGGACTTCTTGATGGAAGAGATCATGGTTTTACAGGAAACGAAAGGGATTGGATTACCAAACTTCCTTCCTCGGGCCGTTTTCCTCAATGTTTTGCAGAAAAAAGTAAAGGAAATTGCTGCCTCTCCAGAGGATTTTGTGGGAAAACTGTGGAATTACTTAGAGCGAGTTGTTATCAAAGTTCTGATGTATCATTGTGATAACTATCCGCAGCTTCAGTCTTCCACTAGAAGGGCAGCCCAGAACTTGATTGCCAAGAAGAAGAATGAATCAGTTGATTGGGTAAGGGAAATCACCGGGATGGAAAAGCTGACTGATTACACTTGTAATCCTGACTATTTAGCGACTTACAGTAAGTTCATGGCTCAACAACACATGTTCATGGAGATAATGAATGATCCTGGGAAGTGCTCCGAGATAAACCTTGAAGGAGTAGGAGTAATCAATGTTGGTCATTTGAGGAAGCATCTAGATGTGGTGCAGCAGGCTTTCGATTTGAAGATGAGAATGATGGCCTATTGGAAAATAGTGCTAATGAGGCTGGTGGATTCTATGGCCTTGCACATAATGTTCAGCATTCGGAACATGATTAACAAGGAAATGGAAGACGAGATTGTTCAGGATCTGATGGCACCTCATGGTGGTGGAATTGAGAGAATGCTTGATGAGTCGCCTTTAGTTGCTGAGAAACGCAAGAGGCTCAAAAAGAGTGCCAAGCTGCTCAAGGAGTCCAAAGAGGTGGTGGCCAATATCATGGACAGGATTTCACTTCATGCTGATCAGGAAAGGGACTAG